The DNA window aaagaaatgtaatcgatgtttgatattttacagtataaCCATTAACTTTATtgtaaataactaaataaaacacaattacaaccaaatatatagaacttgaagtAACAAAGTCATTGAATGTgtaaaatgcacattttattttctctattgtATATtctgtaaaagtttaatttcaGCAAACACGAatgaaaatacatatttctCTGAGAAAGGAACATATCAGAGGATTCTTAATCGGCCAACCGATGCAGCGGTCGGGCTCTGATGCTAACTGACtactcaaattaaaacaaaagcttTCAGATAGCACCTTTTAAGTTTTATGTCCACAATTGattttagaaaatgaaacacTCGAGAGAATGAAAAAGGCTTTAAATAATTGAGTTTCTTCATTGACTGAGTTTAGTCAGTTACCATGGATTCTGActcagacacattttcacagcagattAGACCAAGAGAACTATATTTTATATCAGTAACTGGTCACATGACTGCATGAGTGTGAAAGTGGTCACTAATTCTCTTCAGTTCCTTCTGGCTGATTATGGACACATTGATTTCAACATTGATATGAATAAAATCCAGACcgttcagaagaaaagactGACGGTTGAACCTGTGATCACATTCAGAACAATAATAAATGATGGAGGAGAGCGTGTGTGAGCTTTTAGGACCGAAGACAAAGAGTTAAAATAGAAAACCAATATGTAGATATCCACTGTAACAagtgagacacagaaacaaaagtgtgaatttataaatgtatgaatgaagCAGGATGTTGAACGTTTTCCCACCATTTTCTCCCAATAGGCAGAGGAACCCAAGCCCCCGGGCATCAATCTAACAACCCTCTCCTTTTTCCATCCCCCCATCCACCACTCTCCCCCAGCCCCCCTTTCAACCCAtcaaatctcacacacacacgctcacacacacacacacacacacacacacacacacacacacacacacacacacacacacacacacacacacacacacacacacacacacacacacacacacacacacacacacactgctgagacACTTTCCAGGGCCTCACATGACAACACATGGGGGAAGGGCATGGCGGAGGGAGGAAAGGGGGTGGAGACAGACCGTACTCCCTGGAGGAAGGAGTGATTCACAGCAGCATGTGGTGAAGGAAGTGACTCATGTTTAGGActgcgcacacacgcacgcacactggagctttgtgtgtgaattttaaaaagaacaCGGGCGTAAGTATCCATGGATGTGTGAATGGCAGGAAAATGCTCGGGTGTTTTCAGGCCCGTCCGAGCAACGgtaaacaaaagaggaaaaacaagactTGAGTCAAGAAGTAAACAAAGAGAGCGGACtgtcaaataataatgattattaatattaattaatatgaaATGTTGGTCACAGCAggattttaaaacatcacactgtggtatcccccccccccccaacacccgGTGCTTtctggtctgtttgactctaaatgatcttaattgataaatgaacatcagctgtttgaagacgacttgagactgagacaaaaactcctgaggacaaagtttactgacaTTAGAACGTGAgaagagacattttctatagaaactaccagaggagtcgccccctgctgttcAGAGAGAGAATACAGGTAACAGGAAACTCCGCATTGGCTTCACTCTCTGGACCCAGAGTTTATTCTCATTTTTATATGCAGTAAATGTCCACGAGCTTACCccccagtgcatgctgggatgcTTCCCTACATGTCTACCTCATAACTGCAATCAgcactcaaccaatcacaagcgTGATGATGATTGTTCATTTCTAAATAAAGGACAAGGAAGTTCTTTGCAGCACATTCATTAACAGGAAGACTTAGTAAACGCGCCTTCTCTCCGTACCGTAAAGCGTCCTCGCACGTTGAAAGTGTTTGTCAATCAAATCTCTTCACTATTTTGTACTGGTCTGTCTGTGGCTGCTGGCCATCGTGTTTAATACGAATTTCattgtgacaaaaataaaaacataggagtgagagagagcaagacacAAAAATCCATATTTAAATGAACCTGTCCATTATTTTCTAGATTAACTGTTCTAAGAAAAGTCCAAAAATACAAGAGTACAAGAGTTTTCAATGAGACTGATACAACCCAGACAACAGTTATAAATCCTCCCCTGGAGAAGCAATGATTATCAAGATGTTTGGAGATGAATTAACGGCCACAGATACAAGTCAAAGTAGAATTCAGTCACAGAAAATGGATGGACGAGGAGAACAGCAGCATCCTTCCCAaccctgaggaggagagaggtcaggcagcagaagcagcatgaggaggaggaggaaggagagaagggggTGGTGTGTCTGAGGGGGAAGAAGGAAAAGGATGTAGCTGCTCCACCAACGCCCTCCCCCACTTCCCTCCCCCACTTCCCTCCCCTCCTTTTCCTCCAAAAACAAAGCGCAGGGTTCCTGCTCTGGCTCTTGACCAACAGAATCcagttgaagagtgaagctgatctGAGATCAGTTCCAAACACTGAGGAGttattaacaaccagagtttatctccaatgttcggcagcaaactttaaaacatgaagaactcggaacagtttggtggatttgttacagcagcagctctgctggttcaggaagcagaggatcatgggtaatatccaacACTCAGAGCTCAACACATTCTACacatcctgtttttaaaaaacacatcagacacaGAGACCAACAGGGTTAATTcccacatgtggctgcagggggcgctgttgatCAGTAACTGTGACTAGTGCTGCTTTAAAGCTCATGCGGCTCCTGCAACAGCTGCAACTGCAAAATGCGAGTGATACATTTCAGCCCTTCCCATCAACCCTCTCGTCAAGGCTCCGcccacaaaacacatgaacgtgcactgactgacagctgtgaGACTTTTCCGCGACTTACTATTTAACTTCTGTCTTCTCTGCTTCAGCGGTGATAAAACGAGCGGTTGTGTTCGTTTTATCGTTTTTTGTGTGACAGGCACtcacatcagatttttttctaactttatttattattgctaTAAGGACATAAAGACAAtttcaacaaaaatgtaaaaagtgttTTAGAGACAAATGACCATGTCCTTTAAAGTATTCTACAGATTACTTATGACTTTTGTGCTGTTAAATTGTATGAAAGAAGACATTTTACATGTGAATgtatgtgaatgtttgtacaaaCACTCAGAAAAATGTGATGTACAGATCTAACGTGTGTCTCATTGTCTCACCTCGTTAATGAACTTGATACAGTCCAGAAACATATAATCTTGCTGATGCTCGTTCACCACCCTCTCATCGATGAAGTGACGGGGCTCTACTGTCGGGTGATCTGCAGGGAAGTAAGCGCACACGTTCACCACCAGGTGCCACTGTCACCTTGTcaaaaaatgaatgagaagCAGAGGTTTGTATTTTTATCAGGCATGTTGTCTCAAACCTTTGACCACATCACAGGATGTAGTTTATTGTTGTTCCGTCAGTATAGAACAGCTCTCAGTTAGTTCTTATTCATGAAACCTCTGCTTCACAGAAACAGTACAACACATTCTGTGGACTCATAGTgaacagataaaataaagaacTGGACAAACGTTTACCTGATGACTGAAGTGGATTCAAAGTTAAAGTTCACCAAAGACATTCTACCATTGTTCCTTTCTCCAAAACCAGTTATTCAGTAATcggacaaacaaaaaaatataaatcagcGAATATTTATAAAATTCTTCTGTAATATTTCTGTACAATtgacaacacatgcacatattaaGATGCATGACATTCAGAGGTAAATCACCTATGCTGATATCTTTTTACACGTTACATGTAATGATGAGGAGTGGTACCTCCTCTCTGAGGAAACCATCTTTGACCAAGCATCAGTGTGTTCCTTTCTCTGCCGGTGactatttctcttcttttaaatTCTGATAGAAATACAATAAATCTTCAGCTCCATTGACAAACGTCAACACCAGGCTCCTTTCATTCTTTCATAAATTGAACTTTTCCTCTGagtggatttctttttctttcgcTGTCAGATACACACAGCTCATCTGTACAGCTCTTACATTTACTTACCAATAAACTGGGAGCTGCCCCATATGAAGGGCAGAAACTGGAAGTCGTCCAGTCCCCACACACCTTGGCTTCCAGCTGGCTCCATTCTGTACGtcttctgcagcttcctcaTCACTAACAGatacctgacacacacacacacacacacacgtttcacagcgacagcagcagatcgtcgactcgttcacaacaacaggaacacatgggggacattcaggtgaggggcggagcctgtagagcagcaggaggccggacatgacgtctaaactgtgtaaagatcagtgttgttgttcacagctcgtccacacggcgtcggccctcatcaccaaaacatctggaacctcctcgtctttccaagagGACGTCTTCATCTTCTACGTgtgcggctcctcttcttcatcctgagacatttgtgttcttccgtTTCAtgtctgtcacgtgttagaaacctcagagacacgcccactcgctcaccgagaaggttccagatgttttactgctgttttctctcatggactcactctgacattttacagatgttttactagaggctgcaggagaagatccagaacatgtccagagacactgactcaaacatttgttctcacatacagaagatgtgaggaacatgtgaggaacatgtgaggaacatgtgaggaacatgtgaggaacatttcCAGACATCAGTTCATGTCTTGAAGCTGTGTTGTACAACTGAAGATGACTAAAGCAGCAACAGCTCACCtgttaaaaactttaaaaacaatggCGAGCTGATCATCTACTGTGAGAGCTCCGACCttacagaggcagcagaggaacGCAGCAAAAGCAGCTTCATGACCTGAGacgacaaaaacagaaaagatcTTTAAACATCAGCATCTGTGTGAGGATTACgtttatttccttttaattaTTATAACACTTAACGTTGTGTTGTTTTACGGTTGTTGGAGTAAATGTCAATAAATGAACGTGCTTCTGAATTCTTCACtctttctgcagcagaaagtcGAGGCCTCTGTCTACACCTCATGTTGTACGCTCGTGATGACCTAATTACATTTCGTTACGTGCTCTGAAAATGTATTGGGAAAGTGAGGTGACACCAGAGAGTGtcaggagaggagcagagaacaaTCTTTTTATCTCAAAAAGTTAAAACTGTTCATCGTTATGGAGAGTAAGCAAATATTGAAGTCATGTTTCTTAGAAACATTTCGGGTCAATATGACTGTGTTTAGcaaaatgtgattaaattaaGAGTTTCGTATtgtttaaaacataatttcagttatttcatcatttattattgTGAAGTATTTGACAGAACCTTATAGCTGAAGTAGTAAAGATTTTAGAGACATGAAGTATTTGAGGATATTTTTAGTAAAATACTAATGTAGACAACATGGAGGAACATTTCTGTTGTTGGGTTTAAAGGGTTAAAATAAACCAATACTAggaatttaaatttcaaatagatttatatataatatatttttaatttgtaaactGTCAGGTGGTTTCATTTAACTTACGATTAAGAGGTCAAATTATACAATTTCTCACAAAATATCATACATCAGAAAAATGTATGTAGGTGAAGATAACTTTTTCTCTCTTACCGCCTCATCACTCTCTTTGGTTGAGAACCACTGGACTAAAACTACCAACCTGTAGAGAAAGAAGACTTCAAGGCCAGTGTTTAGATACTGTAAAGAAGGTGGACACACGGCACTGTACCTGTTCCATAGTCTATCCTGGTGGGGTTCCCCACAGACTCTTTCAGATAGACGGCTAtctctggagctgctgcacATTTGTCAACAGGGATCACTGCTGACACCAAGGCCTCTGCTTcctactcacacacaaacaaacacatcacgTTCTACACACAGAGTAGGTGGTCGCATgcctcaatgtgtgtgtgagtgtgtgtactaACCTGGTCTAGTTTGGAGTACCAGGTTCTGTAGGCCTTATTACCAAAGCGGGACGGCTGATCAACAGGAGGTGTCTCGTTGATCCATTGGTCCAGAGTCCCCAAAAGATCTAATATCTTCTCCACAGTCTGTAACACAAGAGATCAGGGATTCAGCAAAAGTGTCGTTCATTTGATACAGAATGAGCATCAGCACATGATCGACTTACTGaacaagagaaataaagagaaacactAAAGCAGCATATTCATTTCAGGGTTGTAATAACACAGACTCCAGCATTACAATTTTACTTGATGTCCCAGACTGTTtttataatacattttgaaatgtatattttaaagaCACACTTGTGTAACTTCTACTGATCAACAGCAACACATGGGGATTAACTCTGTTGGTCTGTGAGAGGGATGGAGTGGTTTTCATGTGTAGAACAAAGTGTCTCAATGTGTTGAGCTCTGACTGTCGTCCCACTGAACTGAAactcagcttcactcttcaactgtCTGGATCTGATTGTGACagttgaagctgtgactctcagtcacttgttctctcaggaacccactcagcagagctACAGACTCACTTTAATCAAGCTGCTGCTTCAAGGTAGAAAAGTTGCTATACATTCAGATTAATGTGAATGGGATCCTTAAGGCTGAGACAAAAGCAGTTCTGTGAATGAAAAAGACCAACACACCAAGAATCAAGCCTTTAAATACCTCTGATAAGACCAAACTAACCTCAGACACTTTATATTCAGATGTGAGCTTCTTTCCTTTCACACCTTCATTCAATGACAAAACGAATCCCATATAATCATCATATGCCTGGGAAAAAAAGAGTTTGTTTTAATTGGTGCATAATAAAGTTAATTAACAGAACATGTATTAAGTCAAATAATTGGCCTGATGCTCAGTGCATTAAACTATGATCCATCCTGGAGggataagaaaagaaaaccacacaAGTTTCAacaacttaaaaacaaaaaaatcctaATAGGAAGCAAactaaataaactttatttcagaCTCAATGGCAAAtgtttatatgaaaaataagaaaatacaaaatgacaaaaaatacagaacaaataaacagaaataaaatggtCACACAGAGACGTTGATTCTAGTGTTGTCTTCTCTCAGTTAAAGGTGTAATGATCACATTTTCAGTCAGTTATTTCAAACATAAAATTCCTCAGCACAGGATGAAAGGTGGAAACATTGTCCATCTTGGAAGCTTGAGCAAAAATACTGAATGCATCATTATCTGTCTGTAGCTGAATGATGACTAACTGAAgctttttcagtttgtcatttgTATAGCTGAACCTCAAGTGTGCGATATAAAGTTGAGTATAGTCTTTTAACATCGTCTGTACACATAGAAATGTGCAAGCAAACATGTTGAATTGTACAAACAGTTCTCAGAACTGAGACTGTAAAGCCTCATCACAGACAGATGTGAGAAACGTGTGCTGGCCCCAGTCTCATATGTTATAAATCTGAACCCTTCTTTGTGTAGTTTGTACACAAAGAGGCACACCAGATAAAAACCTCTGGGACTGTGAAACATGTGCACTCTACAGCTACACAACCTACTTGTGATCGTTTCCATTTACCCATGTCAGGCACCACACTGATTTCTTTCTTGGGCACCATGAAGGCGACTTCAGGTGCTTCATCCTCAGGTATGGATTctgaaaatgatttcaaaaCACTGTTCAGAGAGTAGCTATGTAGAAGCTAACAGTagagtgtatatattcagtctatgtagaagctaacagtagagtgtatatattcagtctatatAGAAGCTAACAGTagagtgtatatattcagtctatgtagaagctaacagtagagtgtatatattcagtctatatAGAAGCTAACAGTagagtgtatatattcagtctatgtagaagctaacagtagagtgtatatattcagtctatgtagaagctaacagtagagtgtatatattcagtctatgtagaagctaacagtagagtgtatatattcagtctatatAGAAGCT is part of the Paralichthys olivaceus isolate ysfri-2021 chromosome 18, ASM2471397v2, whole genome shotgun sequence genome and encodes:
- the ptpa gene encoding serine/threonine-protein phosphatase 2A activator, giving the protein MPRRRVRSGTMAETEQQKESIPEDEAPEVAFMVPKKEISVVPDMGKWKRSQAYDDYMGFVLSLNEGVKGKKLTSEYKVSETVEKILDLLGTLDQWINETPPVDQPSRFGNKAYRTWYSKLDQEAEALVSAVIPVDKCAAAPEIAVYLKESVGNPTRIDYGTGHEAAFAAFLCCLCKVGALTVDDQLAIVFKVFNRYLLVMRKLQKTYRMEPAGSQGVWGLDDFQFLPFIWGSSQFIDHPTVEPRHFIDERVVNEHQQDYMFLDCIKFINEMKTGPFAEHSNQLWNISAVPSWSKVNQGLIRMYKAECLEKFPVIQHFKFGTLLSIQPVNP